A single genomic interval of Peribacillus sp. FSL H8-0477 harbors:
- a CDS encoding SDR family oxidoreductase, which translates to MKILVTGATGELGSKVVNALLKTVPASQIAVSVRSIEKAEEFRARGVEVRHGDFEKPETLDSAFSGIDRLFIISTAGDFETIMRQHNHAVAAAQRAQVKFIAYTSVTNASESPLDLAPGHRAREEAILKTGIPYSFLRNNWYLENEIGSIQGVLAGMPWVISAGTGKVGWALKQDYAEAAAAVLSGSGHENTVYELSGQLLTHDELASALGTVLAKEVLVQQVDDAAYADIMKGAGVPESYIPMLVNMQKTIREGGLDFESNDLEKLLGRPCTPVNEGLNQIVSQISKTGKEV; encoded by the coding sequence ATGAAAATATTAGTTACAGGTGCAACAGGTGAATTAGGATCAAAGGTTGTAAACGCATTATTAAAAACTGTACCAGCGAGTCAAATAGCTGTTAGTGTTCGATCGATAGAGAAGGCAGAAGAATTTCGCGCTCGTGGAGTGGAAGTACGGCACGGAGATTTTGAAAAACCAGAAACATTAGATTCTGCTTTTTCAGGGATTGATCGTCTTTTCATTATATCGACGGCCGGGGACTTTGAAACGATTATGCGACAGCATAATCATGCTGTTGCTGCCGCTCAGCGTGCTCAAGTTAAATTTATAGCTTATACGAGTGTAACAAATGCTAGTGAAAGTCCCTTAGACCTTGCACCAGGCCATCGAGCAAGAGAAGAAGCTATTTTAAAAACAGGCATCCCCTATTCATTTTTACGAAACAATTGGTATTTAGAAAATGAAATTGGCAGCATACAAGGTGTATTGGCAGGAATGCCTTGGGTTATATCTGCTGGCACGGGGAAAGTTGGATGGGCACTTAAACAAGACTATGCGGAAGCAGCAGCAGCCGTATTGTCTGGCAGCGGACACGAGAATACCGTTTACGAACTTTCCGGTCAGCTTCTGACTCATGATGAATTAGCATCTGCGCTTGGAACGGTATTAGCTAAAGAAGTACTTGTACAACAAGTCGACGATGCTGCTTATGCTGATATTATGAAAGGTGCAGGAGTACCAGAATCTTATATTCCTATGCTTGTAAACATGCAAAAAACTATTCGCGAGGGTGGATTAGATTTTGAAAGCAATGATTTAGAAAAATTACTAGGTCGTCCTTGTACGCCAGTAAACGAGGGTTTGAATCAAATTGTTAGTCAAATCTCCAAAACAGGGAAAGAAGTTTAA
- a CDS encoding SMI1/KNR4 family protein, whose translation MELGLWNSDLDEFYKGEIDVNQVETIQSALKVTLPESYIKLMHKRNGFYLTKKYYPVSTPNSWANNSVHVDSLYGLGENPGILDNPYLRSEWGIRSKNIIIISAEPPTFICLDYRKKKNPSVIFIDVDENQEIKLAENFEDFLEGLVEEIEEEILSDTLSEQQIQDYYKKIDEVTLNGKPAEIDRLLTKILSTNNELIRYLVEKMRRHEKPKVHFYLLLYLICCAEGLNKGTLEDEYLLEVLNEFSTSKNKEVKKFAVICLEKYNSRL comes from the coding sequence ATGGAGCTCGGATTATGGAATAGTGATCTTGATGAATTTTACAAAGGCGAAATTGATGTAAATCAGGTCGAAACAATTCAATCAGCGTTAAAAGTTACCTTACCAGAATCCTATATTAAATTGATGCATAAAAGAAATGGTTTCTATCTAACGAAAAAGTATTATCCTGTTTCCACACCTAATAGCTGGGCTAATAATTCAGTCCATGTTGATTCTTTATATGGATTAGGGGAAAATCCAGGGATATTAGATAATCCTTATTTACGTTCCGAATGGGGGATAAGGAGCAAAAATATAATTATTATTTCAGCAGAACCACCTACATTTATCTGTTTGGATTATCGAAAAAAGAAAAATCCATCTGTTATATTTATCGATGTAGATGAAAATCAGGAAATCAAATTAGCTGAGAATTTTGAAGATTTTTTAGAGGGTCTCGTTGAAGAAATAGAAGAAGAAATACTTTCTGATACCCTTTCAGAGCAACAAATTCAAGACTATTACAAAAAAATTGATGAGGTAACTTTAAACGGGAAACCAGCTGAAATCGATCGATTGTTAACGAAAATTCTTTCAACGAATAATGAATTAATTAGATATTTGGTTGAGAAAATGAGAAGGCATGAAAAACCAAAGGTTCATTTTTATCTATTACTTTATCTAATATGTTGTGCTGAAGGTTTGAATAAAGGTACGTTAGAGGACGAATATTTATTGGAAGTATTAAACGAATTTTCAACTAGCAAGAATAAAGAAGTAAAAAAATTTGCAGTAATTTGTTTGGAAAAATATAATAGTAGACTTTAA
- a CDS encoding GNAT family N-acetyltransferase: MSEILNIYIRPIILSDAVELLNLEKRNQAFFKPYSITHPENYWTIESYRVLIEKWQQNTKEEKEYRFGIFKINGDVLIGTIDLFQVFRGPRQSALLGYSLDQEHNGKGYTTEAAKLIVKYAFETLNLHRIEAGVMPDNIGSIRVLEKAGFHKEGIARKNVKINGRWEDHQMLAILNPKH, from the coding sequence ATGTCCGAAATATTAAATATATATATACGACCGATTATCCTCTCAGATGCTGTCGAATTACTCAATTTAGAAAAGAGAAATCAAGCATTTTTTAAACCCTATTCCATAACTCATCCAGAAAATTACTGGACAATAGAATCTTACAGAGTATTAATCGAAAAATGGCAACAAAATACAAAAGAAGAAAAGGAATATCGCTTTGGAATTTTCAAAATTAACGGTGATGTTCTTATAGGTACTATAGACTTATTTCAAGTTTTCCGTGGACCTCGTCAAAGTGCTCTATTGGGCTATTCCTTAGACCAAGAACATAATGGCAAAGGGTATACCACAGAAGCTGCTAAGCTGATTGTTAAATATGCTTTTGAAACGCTAAATTTACATCGAATTGAAGCTGGAGTGATGCCAGATAACATTGGCTCCATTCGAGTTTTAGAAAAAGCCGGTTTTCATAAAGAAGGAATAGCAAGAAAAAATGTTAAGATTAACGGACGTTGGGAAGATCATCAGATGTTAGCAATATTAAATCCAAAACACTAA
- a CDS encoding winged helix-turn-helix transcriptional regulator has translation MARFNFEGEPPAEQEVCHLTTTQNVIAGRWKIVVLWYLSQRTRRFNELHKLLPGISKGILTRQLRELEEDGMVHREVYKEVPPKVEYSLTPQGKSFIPALEIMGEWGKKYMEKKQNEQLDSE, from the coding sequence ATGGCTCGATTTAATTTCGAAGGAGAACCTCCTGCTGAACAAGAAGTATGTCATTTAACAACTACACAAAATGTCATTGCTGGAAGATGGAAAATTGTTGTTTTATGGTATCTAAGTCAACGAACAAGAAGATTTAACGAACTTCATAAGTTGTTACCTGGTATTTCAAAAGGAATCTTGACCAGACAATTGAGAGAATTGGAAGAAGACGGAATGGTTCACAGAGAAGTATATAAAGAAGTTCCTCCTAAAGTAGAATACTCGCTAACTCCACAAGGAAAAAGCTTTATCCCTGCACTGGAGATCATGGGAGAATGGGGGAAAAAATATATGGAGAAAAAACAAAATGAACAACTAGATTCTGAATAA
- a CDS encoding DUF1272 domain-containing protein, with protein sequence MALELRNECERCESPLSNFSLAYICVHECTFCEPCTEEMKNICPNCGGELVRRPRKQTLTSQ encoded by the coding sequence ATGGCGTTGGAATTGAGAAATGAATGTGAACGATGTGAGTCCCCACTTTCAAATTTTTCTCTTGCTTACATATGTGTTCATGAATGTACTTTCTGTGAACCTTGTACAGAAGAAATGAAAAATATCTGTCCTAACTGTGGTGGCGAACTCGTAAGAAGGCCGAGAAAACAAACCTTAACTTCACAGTAA